A genomic stretch from Desulfohalobium retbaense DSM 5692 includes:
- a CDS encoding tyrosine recombinase XerC has translation MSEQSRLPETVETFLAYLDGQRGASPATVRAYRRDLEQFEAVLRRRGLDMDRPQQIDREAVQGFAADLHRQGLRRSSVSRKLSAVRRFFRFCLQRQWVDTNPAHSVANPKQEVRHPKVLTVEQALELMDTHLPNDPKGCRDLALAELLYGSGLRISEALQLDIDDIEPGRGVVRVVGKGGKERLAPLTEPGQSRLRRYLEQRRAFVVDPQEPALFLGLRGKRLQRREANRILARLSQTAGLPEEISPHVLRHSFATHLLRSGADLRSVQELLGHSRLSTTQRYTHLSLDGIMQTYDQAHPKAKKNE, from the coding sequence ATGTCGGAGCAGTCGAGGTTGCCGGAGACGGTGGAAACCTTTTTGGCCTATCTTGACGGACAGCGTGGGGCTTCCCCGGCGACGGTTCGGGCCTACCGCCGAGATCTGGAACAATTTGAGGCGGTTTTGCGCCGGCGTGGTCTTGATATGGACCGGCCGCAGCAGATCGACCGTGAGGCGGTCCAGGGGTTTGCCGCGGATCTGCACCGTCAGGGCCTGCGGCGCAGCAGTGTCAGTCGGAAGCTTTCCGCTGTGCGCCGTTTTTTCCGGTTCTGTTTGCAACGGCAATGGGTGGACACGAACCCCGCTCACAGCGTGGCCAACCCCAAGCAGGAAGTCCGCCACCCCAAGGTCCTGACCGTTGAGCAGGCCCTGGAGTTGATGGACACCCACCTGCCCAACGACCCCAAAGGGTGTCGCGATCTCGCCCTGGCCGAATTGTTGTACGGGTCCGGGCTGCGGATCAGCGAGGCCCTCCAACTCGACATCGATGATATCGAACCGGGTCGGGGCGTGGTCCGGGTCGTGGGCAAAGGGGGAAAAGAGCGGTTGGCGCCGTTGACTGAACCGGGACAGTCCCGGCTGCGGCGTTACCTTGAGCAGCGGCGGGCTTTTGTTGTCGACCCGCAGGAACCTGCCCTTTTTCTGGGGTTGCGGGGGAAACGACTGCAACGGCGGGAAGCCAATCGCATCCTCGCTCGCCTCTCCCAAACCGCCGGTCTGCCCGAGGAGATCAGTCCTCACGTCCTGCGGCACAGTTTTGCCACCCATCTGTTGCGTTCAGGGGCGGATCTGCGTTCCGTACAGGAACTGCTGGGCCATTCTCGCCTGAGCACCACCCAACGCTACACCCACCTCAGCCTGGACGGGATCATGCAGACCTACGACCAGGCCCATCCCAAAGCCAAGAAAAACGAGTAG
- the mutY gene encoding A/G-specific adenine glycosylase, whose translation MPQLPDTSREFQDQLLEWFAAHQRDLPWRRTYAPYAVWISEIMLQQTQMDRAVGYFQRWMERFPDIASVAAASEDEILTYWEGLGYYSRARNIHKAAQTLVREHDGVFPRTRKALLALPGIGPYTAGAILSIGFGQDEPAVDANVERILARLTDIDTPVKTKPAQEAIHTAARDLLPPGRCREFNQALMELGALVCRARAPRCPNCPVAPFCEARRLGITDQRPVPGKRPVITPLEIVTGVLVHRGRLFIQKRRSDSVWANLWEFPGGRVEPEETPENAVVREFWEETEFAVKAADKITVIRHGYTTYKVTLHCFFCTLENSSNSLPEPVLHAAQEALWTPPDRLHEFAFPAAHRKLIDTIQRDLRLQTLLGG comes from the coding sequence ATGCCCCAACTCCCCGACACAAGCCGCGAGTTTCAAGACCAACTCCTGGAGTGGTTCGCTGCCCACCAGCGGGATCTGCCCTGGCGTCGCACCTATGCCCCGTATGCGGTCTGGATATCGGAGATCATGCTCCAGCAGACCCAGATGGACCGCGCCGTGGGCTATTTCCAGCGCTGGATGGAGCGCTTTCCGGACATTGCCAGCGTGGCCGCGGCCAGCGAAGACGAAATCCTGACCTATTGGGAAGGCCTCGGCTACTACAGTCGGGCCCGGAATATCCACAAGGCCGCGCAGACCCTGGTCCGCGAGCACGACGGCGTCTTCCCCCGCACCCGAAAAGCCTTGCTGGCCCTGCCGGGAATCGGCCCCTATACTGCCGGGGCCATCCTCAGCATCGGTTTCGGGCAGGACGAGCCGGCGGTGGACGCCAATGTGGAACGCATCCTGGCCCGCCTGACAGATATCGACACCCCGGTCAAAACCAAACCGGCCCAGGAGGCCATCCACACTGCGGCCCGAGACTTACTCCCCCCTGGACGCTGCCGGGAATTCAACCAGGCCCTCATGGAACTTGGTGCTCTGGTCTGTCGGGCGCGCGCCCCGCGATGCCCGAACTGTCCTGTGGCCCCGTTTTGCGAGGCCCGCCGGCTGGGCATCACCGATCAGCGGCCGGTACCCGGCAAACGCCCGGTTATCACCCCCCTGGAAATCGTGACTGGCGTCCTGGTCCACCGGGGACGGCTTTTTATCCAGAAACGGCGCAGCGATTCGGTCTGGGCCAATCTCTGGGAGTTCCCTGGGGGGCGGGTTGAACCCGAGGAAACGCCGGAAAACGCCGTGGTGCGAGAATTTTGGGAAGAAACCGAATTCGCGGTCAAAGCGGCAGACAAAATCACCGTCATCCGCCACGGGTACACGACCTATAAAGTCACCTTGCACTGTTTTTTCTGCACGCTGGAAAACAGCAGCAATTCCCTGCCCGAACCGGTTCTGCACGCCGCCCAAGAGGCGCTCTGGACGCCCCCGGATCGGCTGCACGAATTCGCATTTCCCGCCGCTCACCGTAAGCTCATCGACACCATCCAGCGCGACCTGCGTTTGCAGACCCTGCTTGGCGGGTAA
- the ettA gene encoding energy-dependent translational throttle protein EttA, producing MSDEPNKVIYSMVRVSKYHNRRAVLQDISLSFFYGAKIGVLGLNGSGKSSLLRIMAGVDTDYNGEIVASPGYSIGFLEQEPQLDPDKTVREVVEEGVAETAALLNEFNEINARFAEPMSDDAMQKLIERQGEVQELLDAHDAWDLESRLEMAMDALRCPDGQNPVNILSGGEKRRVALCRLLLQKPDILLLDEPTNHLDAESVAWLEHHLQQYEGTVIAVTHDRYFLDNVAGWILELDRGRGIPWQGNYSSWLEQKQHRLAQEEKQETARQKTLQHELEWIRMSPKGKRSKSKARISAYESLRNQGPPEKVKEMELYIPPGPRLGDVVIEADHVRKGYEDRLLIEDMSFLLPPGGIVGVIGPNGAGKSTLFDLITGREEPDDGRIRLGDTVQLAYVDQERETLDPEKTVWEMVSDGFDTIRLGGRDINSRAYVGKFNFTGGDQQKKVGVLSGGERNRVHLALMLKQEANVLLLDEPTNDLDVNTMRTLEEGLEHFAGCAMIISHDRWFLDRVATHILAFEGDSQVVWREGNYSEYEQDRRKRLGKDAEIPRRIRYRRLTR from the coding sequence ATGAGTGACGAACCGAACAAAGTAATCTATTCCATGGTCCGCGTGAGCAAATACCACAACCGCCGCGCGGTCCTGCAGGACATCTCCCTGTCCTTTTTCTATGGCGCCAAGATCGGTGTCCTGGGACTCAACGGCTCGGGCAAGAGTTCACTTTTGCGCATCATGGCCGGCGTGGACACCGACTACAACGGCGAAATCGTGGCTTCGCCCGGCTACAGTATCGGTTTTCTGGAACAAGAGCCCCAGCTCGACCCGGACAAGACCGTACGCGAAGTGGTCGAGGAAGGCGTGGCCGAGACCGCAGCTCTGCTCAACGAATTCAACGAGATCAACGCCCGTTTCGCCGAACCCATGTCCGACGACGCAATGCAGAAGTTGATTGAGCGTCAGGGCGAAGTCCAGGAACTTTTGGACGCCCACGACGCCTGGGATCTGGAATCACGGCTGGAAATGGCCATGGACGCCCTGCGGTGTCCCGACGGCCAGAACCCGGTGAACATCCTCTCCGGCGGGGAGAAGCGCCGGGTCGCCCTGTGCCGATTGCTGCTGCAAAAGCCGGACATCCTGCTTTTGGATGAACCGACCAACCATCTCGACGCCGAGTCCGTGGCCTGGCTGGAGCACCACCTCCAGCAATACGAAGGTACGGTCATCGCTGTGACCCACGACCGGTATTTCCTGGACAACGTGGCCGGCTGGATTCTGGAATTGGATCGTGGCCGGGGCATCCCCTGGCAGGGCAACTATTCCTCCTGGCTGGAACAAAAACAGCACCGCCTGGCCCAGGAAGAAAAACAGGAAACCGCCCGCCAAAAAACCTTGCAGCACGAATTGGAATGGATCCGCATGTCCCCCAAGGGCAAGCGCTCCAAATCCAAGGCCCGGATCAGTGCCTACGAGAGTCTGCGCAACCAGGGCCCGCCGGAAAAGGTCAAAGAGATGGAACTCTACATCCCGCCCGGACCCCGTTTGGGCGATGTGGTCATCGAGGCCGACCACGTCCGCAAGGGTTACGAGGACCGCCTTTTGATCGAGGATATGAGTTTTCTCCTGCCTCCTGGCGGCATCGTCGGGGTCATCGGCCCTAACGGCGCTGGCAAGTCGACCCTGTTCGATCTCATCACCGGGCGCGAGGAGCCTGATGACGGCCGCATCCGCCTCGGCGACACGGTCCAGCTCGCTTATGTCGACCAGGAGCGCGAGACTCTGGACCCGGAAAAAACGGTCTGGGAAATGGTCTCCGACGGCTTCGACACCATTCGCCTCGGCGGCCGGGATATCAATTCCCGGGCCTATGTCGGCAAATTCAACTTCACCGGCGGCGATCAACAGAAAAAGGTTGGGGTGCTTTCCGGCGGAGAGCGCAACCGGGTCCACCTGGCCCTGATGCTCAAGCAGGAGGCCAATGTCCTGCTCTTGGACGAGCCGACCAACGATCTGGACGTGAACACCATGCGCACCCTGGAAGAAGGGTTGGAGCACTTCGCTGGTTGCGCCATGATCATTTCCCACGACCGCTGGTTTCTGGACCGCGTGGCCACGCACATCCTGGCCTTCGAGGGAGACAGTCAGGTCGTCTGGCGCGAGGGCAACTACTCCGAATACGAACAGGACCGGCGCAAACGGCTGGGCAAAGACGCGGAGATCCCCCGGCGCATCCGCTACCGCCGCCTGACGCGGTAA
- a CDS encoding HPP family protein, producing MIEIRLLRPARREFQADVYRPGVISLSRILWGSLGGGLLLFLIGVCSRLFQIGVLFPPLAATCFIGATCVYLRVARPKAVIVGHCVATIGGLVGCYLGTLMLGEARFVASVKLGLAVLLASAFMQVLDADHPPAAATAAIPAILPLPASGLVLPLHMAWGGVLAVVFAVAWNRVWFECPVPEEGGVKGWLRLPMGRLDSAGTVLCCTAALLMCFKVVNETVYGVGLGLMVLGLLVLGISHFFAARYVRRQEAPESPSACASPGQGQTPQGRNK from the coding sequence ATGATCGAGATCCGTTTGCTGCGCCCGGCGCGGCGCGAATTCCAGGCCGATGTCTACCGGCCCGGGGTCATTTCCCTGTCCAGAATCCTTTGGGGGTCGCTCGGGGGCGGGCTGCTGCTGTTTCTGATCGGCGTCTGCTCGCGGCTGTTTCAGATCGGGGTTCTCTTTCCCCCTCTGGCGGCAACCTGTTTTATCGGCGCCACGTGCGTCTACCTGAGGGTGGCCAGACCCAAGGCGGTCATTGTCGGACATTGCGTGGCTACCATCGGGGGGTTGGTGGGGTGTTATCTGGGGACTCTCATGCTGGGCGAGGCCCGTTTTGTGGCCTCGGTCAAACTCGGTCTGGCCGTGCTCCTGGCCAGCGCGTTTATGCAGGTTTTGGACGCTGATCATCCGCCGGCCGCCGCTACTGCCGCCATCCCGGCCATTTTGCCCCTGCCCGCATCAGGGCTCGTGTTGCCGCTGCATATGGCTTGGGGCGGAGTGCTGGCGGTTGTCTTTGCCGTAGCCTGGAACCGGGTCTGGTTTGAATGTCCGGTGCCAGAAGAGGGCGGCGTCAAGGGATGGCTCCGCCTGCCCATGGGGCGGCTGGACAGCGCCGGAACTGTGTTGTGTTGCACTGCGGCGCTGCTCATGTGTTTCAAGGTGGTCAACGAGACGGTGTATGGGGTCGGCCTGGGGCTTATGGTGCTGGGATTGCTCGTTTTAGGGATCTCGCATTTTTTTGCTGCCCGGTATGTCCGTCGGCAGGAGGCGCCGGAATCGCCGTCCGCCTGCGCCTCCCCCGGGCAGGGGCAGACTCCACAGGGGCGCAACAAGTGA
- a CDS encoding molybdopterin-containing oxidoreductase family protein, producing the protein MQHDGWIPTACYQCKAECAILARVENGRVKEIRGNPRARGKACVKGMAGVSLQYSPDRLTQPLKRTGERGEGRFTPISWEQAIEEIGDAMADLRDRGQAHKLTASFFPHSITDPKWRFLNAYGGFINTALPHCDSAKIVAFIKTFGGVPNHHIPPAFYTVPKGGVMLLVGRHAFGGLDNAAVPQDILDARERGAKLVVVDPFFTQDASKADWWIPIRPSGDTALFLGMIHHILDKKLYDEDFVQHWVREGDLQRLKDYVKDKTPKAMSALCDVPASDIKKLAEMCAKAPSVGIDSFKGIMLGQALDFGHVWTIFLALTGNVDNPGGQPMPDVTPLAAVEPVPTPPDLAELGFHRTGPDRDVFGKYSFIMEPTWYQAQAIKNDSLKILINSEANPALTEMGQEAWRQAVTLKDNGRYKLELLVSYEIMHSETSRYADYVLPDTSYFERWELLYMPWWYNYGHGVVLRQPVVEAPGQCRHSNEVFIEWGKRLCPEYFAFANDIDYYDRQLAGVGLSVRALQDMGGVWSPGTMGFRKYKEAGGFGTPSKKVQLYWEDLEVAGQAWPRPDLAPEYTVDAETYPFVLISYRSIFHQGSGQWTHNNPQLRDPVSGLQENMALVNTNTAERLGLAEGDRVKLISRSGEVRTSVKLTERIRPDCIGLHHGFGSQMGRVAVLGAGVSDNLLIPDAGETLSWQDVIGGESHVSTRVQLVKG; encoded by the coding sequence ATGCAACATGATGGTTGGATACCCACGGCGTGTTATCAGTGCAAAGCGGAGTGCGCCATTTTGGCCCGGGTCGAAAACGGCCGGGTCAAGGAGATCCGGGGCAACCCTCGCGCCCGGGGCAAGGCCTGCGTCAAGGGGATGGCCGGTGTCTCCCTGCAATACAGCCCAGACCGGCTGACCCAGCCATTGAAACGCACCGGTGAACGGGGTGAGGGGCGATTCACGCCCATTTCCTGGGAGCAGGCCATCGAGGAGATCGGGGACGCCATGGCTGATCTGCGCGATCGCGGTCAGGCCCACAAATTGACCGCCAGCTTTTTCCCCCATTCCATCACTGATCCCAAATGGCGGTTTCTCAATGCCTACGGCGGTTTCATCAATACCGCACTGCCACATTGCGATTCAGCCAAGATCGTCGCCTTTATCAAGACCTTCGGTGGTGTGCCCAATCACCATATCCCGCCCGCGTTTTATACCGTTCCCAAGGGCGGCGTGATGTTGCTCGTGGGGCGGCATGCCTTCGGCGGACTGGATAATGCGGCGGTGCCCCAGGACATTCTGGATGCCCGGGAACGGGGGGCCAAACTGGTGGTCGTGGATCCATTTTTCACCCAGGACGCTTCCAAGGCGGACTGGTGGATCCCGATCCGTCCTTCCGGGGATACCGCCCTCTTTTTGGGCATGATCCACCATATTCTGGACAAGAAGCTCTATGACGAGGATTTCGTTCAGCACTGGGTCCGGGAGGGCGATCTGCAGCGGCTCAAGGACTACGTCAAGGACAAAACCCCGAAGGCCATGAGCGCGCTGTGCGATGTTCCGGCTTCAGACATCAAGAAATTGGCGGAGATGTGCGCCAAGGCTCCTTCAGTGGGTATCGACAGTTTCAAGGGGATCATGCTCGGCCAGGCCCTTGATTTCGGCCACGTTTGGACCATCTTTTTGGCCTTGACCGGAAATGTCGACAATCCGGGCGGCCAGCCCATGCCGGATGTGACACCGTTGGCCGCGGTGGAGCCGGTGCCGACTCCGCCGGATCTGGCGGAACTCGGTTTCCACCGCACCGGCCCGGACCGGGACGTCTTTGGCAAGTATTCCTTTATCATGGAACCGACCTGGTACCAGGCCCAGGCTATCAAGAACGACAGCCTGAAAATTCTCATCAATTCCGAGGCCAATCCCGCTTTGACCGAGATGGGGCAGGAGGCCTGGCGTCAGGCAGTGACCCTCAAAGACAACGGGCGCTACAAGCTCGAACTGCTCGTCAGCTACGAGATCATGCACTCGGAAACCTCCCGGTACGCCGATTATGTCCTGCCGGACACGAGTTACTTCGAGCGCTGGGAGTTGTTGTACATGCCGTGGTGGTACAATTACGGCCACGGCGTCGTCCTGCGCCAGCCCGTAGTCGAAGCTCCCGGGCAGTGCCGGCATTCCAACGAGGTCTTTATCGAATGGGGCAAACGGTTGTGTCCGGAGTACTTCGCCTTTGCAAACGATATCGACTACTACGACCGGCAATTGGCCGGGGTCGGTCTTTCCGTGCGCGCCTTGCAGGACATGGGTGGCGTCTGGTCTCCGGGGACGATGGGCTTTCGTAAATACAAAGAGGCCGGGGGCTTTGGGACGCCTTCAAAGAAAGTCCAGCTGTATTGGGAGGATCTCGAGGTTGCCGGCCAGGCTTGGCCCCGGCCGGATCTGGCGCCGGAATACACCGTGGACGCCGAGACCTATCCCTTTGTGCTCATTTCCTACCGCAGCATCTTCCACCAGGGCTCCGGTCAATGGACCCACAACAACCCCCAACTCCGGGATCCTGTCAGCGGTCTGCAGGAGAACATGGCCCTGGTCAATACCAACACCGCCGAGCGGCTTGGCTTGGCGGAGGGCGACCGGGTCAAGCTGATTTCGCGCTCGGGCGAGGTCCGGACCAGTGTGAAGCTGACGGAGCGTATCCGGCCGGACTGCATCGGACTGCACCACGGCTTTGGCTCCCAGATGGGACGGGTGGCCGTGCTCGGCGCAGGGGTTTCGGACAATCTGCTCATCCCGGATGCCGGGGAGACCCTTTCCTGGCAGGATGTCATTGGTGGTGAATCCCATGTCTCGACCCGGGTGCAGCTGGTCAAAGGGTGA
- a CDS encoding 4Fe-4S dicluster domain-containing protein, producing the protein MKQLSLMIDLDRCIGCKTCIVACRNAHNLVDHATALPGSLASYLRVESRREGTYPDLRVRSWVVPCQHCKNAPCIKACKEEAISKDVQTGIVRIDPDKCAGSRACLEACPYGVIQFDAATNKAHKCDLCFERIHRGEQPVCAEVCLTGAIEFGEKEILAMRAEASGKQVFKKLSAQNMLYVGAP; encoded by the coding sequence GTGAAACAACTCAGTTTGATGATAGATCTGGACCGGTGTATCGGGTGCAAGACCTGTATTGTGGCCTGCCGCAATGCCCACAATCTGGTCGATCATGCCACGGCCCTGCCGGGGAGCCTGGCTTCCTATCTCCGGGTCGAGAGCCGGCGGGAGGGAACCTACCCCGACCTGCGGGTCCGCTCCTGGGTCGTGCCCTGCCAACATTGCAAAAACGCCCCGTGCATCAAGGCTTGCAAAGAGGAGGCGATCAGCAAAGATGTGCAGACCGGAATCGTGCGCATCGATCCGGACAAGTGCGCCGGGAGCCGGGCCTGCCTGGAGGCGTGCCCCTACGGGGTGATCCAGTTCGATGCTGCAACGAACAAGGCGCACAAATGTGATCTCTGCTTTGAGCGTATCCACCGCGGCGAACAGCCGGTCTGCGCCGAGGTCTGCCTGACCGGGGCGATCGAGTTCGGTGAAAAAGAGATTCTCGCGATGCGGGCCGAGGCCTCGGGCAAGCAGGTGTTCAAGAAACTCAGCGCCCAGAATATGCTCTATGTGGGGGCGCCCTAA
- a CDS encoding Y-family DNA polymerase: MSSTQTFFPSNAPRGMVYALVDCNNFYVSCERVFAPRLQGRPVVVLSNNDGCIIARSEEAKTLGIAMGEPFHKREPFLRREGVNVFSSNYPLYGDMSARVMEALSRFTPHQEIYSIDECFLGFVPAPDADLLCTARHIRETVRQWTGIPVSVGLAPTKTLAKIANRCAKKDPASKNVCLLGDTTTIEQTLARTDVEDIWGIGRRYARFLHTRGVDTGLDLVRMPRDWVRNHLTVVGLQTVLELDRQPCFVLETTPAPAKSIVCSRSFGRRIRDKQALGEALARHIQRAAERLRAKGLLAHTVRVALETNRFQPGPQYAARRCQTLLHPTDATPALHKAAQGLLDVLYRSGFAYQKIGVTLLELVPHNHRQASLFPPAAAETGRQRDLMRTVDHLNTVYGRDTVTWAASGLGPQQWHMRQNHVSPRYTTAWDELPCVG; encoded by the coding sequence ATGTCCAGCACCCAAACTTTTTTCCCGTCCAACGCCCCCCGCGGCATGGTCTATGCCCTGGTGGACTGCAACAATTTCTATGTCTCCTGCGAACGGGTCTTTGCTCCCCGCCTGCAAGGCAGACCGGTGGTCGTCTTGTCCAATAACGACGGCTGCATCATCGCTCGCTCCGAGGAGGCCAAGACGCTGGGCATCGCCATGGGCGAGCCGTTTCACAAGCGTGAACCTTTCCTGCGCCGGGAGGGCGTAAACGTCTTTTCCTCCAACTACCCCCTCTACGGCGACATGTCCGCCCGGGTCATGGAGGCCCTCTCGCGGTTCACCCCGCACCAGGAAATTTACTCCATCGATGAATGTTTTCTCGGTTTCGTCCCGGCCCCGGACGCCGACCTGCTCTGCACAGCCCGGCATATCAGGGAAACGGTCCGGCAATGGACGGGCATCCCGGTCTCCGTCGGACTGGCCCCGACCAAGACATTGGCCAAAATCGCCAACCGGTGCGCCAAAAAAGACCCGGCCAGCAAAAACGTTTGCCTGCTTGGGGACACCACAACCATCGAGCAAACCCTGGCCCGGACCGACGTCGAAGACATCTGGGGCATCGGCCGCCGCTACGCCCGTTTTCTGCACACTCGCGGCGTGGACACCGGACTGGACCTTGTGCGCATGCCCCGGGACTGGGTGCGTAACCACCTGACCGTGGTCGGGTTGCAGACCGTGCTCGAACTGGACCGCCAACCCTGCTTTGTCCTGGAAACCACGCCCGCCCCGGCGAAAAGCATCGTCTGTTCGCGTTCTTTTGGTCGCCGCATCCGGGACAAACAGGCTCTCGGTGAAGCGCTCGCCCGCCATATCCAACGGGCCGCCGAACGGTTGCGCGCCAAGGGGCTCCTGGCCCACACCGTCCGCGTTGCCCTGGAGACGAACCGTTTCCAACCCGGCCCCCAATACGCCGCCCGGCGCTGTCAGACCTTGTTGCACCCCACTGACGCCACCCCGGCGCTGCACAAGGCCGCCCAGGGCCTGCTCGACGTCCTGTACCGTTCCGGCTTCGCCTACCAGAAAATCGGGGTCACCCTCCTCGAACTGGTTCCCCACAACCACCGCCAAGCCTCGCTCTTTCCGCCCGCAGCGGCCGAAACCGGCCGGCAACGCGACCTCATGCGCACCGTGGACCACCTGAACACCGTCTACGGTCGCGACACCGTGACCTGGGCCGCCTCAGGACTGGGCCCCCAACAATGGCATATGCGCCAGAATCATGTTTCGCCCCGGTACACCACGGCTTGGGACGAATTGCCCTGCGTGGGCTGA
- a CDS encoding LexA family protein, giving the protein MNSLATGHVQILGPAPLVQKEQQTPLYTARVPAGFPSPADDHLDRPLDLHEYLISNEAATFMVRVSGDSMSGAGILDGDILVVDRSLSPRTGHIVVAVLDGELTVKRLTRRGEQWRLEAAHDGYPPLTVRPEQEFLVWGVVAGVVRRL; this is encoded by the coding sequence ATGAACAGCCTCGCCACAGGACACGTTCAGATTCTCGGCCCCGCGCCGCTTGTTCAAAAAGAGCAACAAACTCCCTTGTACACGGCCCGCGTCCCCGCCGGATTTCCCTCTCCAGCCGACGACCACCTGGATCGGCCCCTGGATCTCCACGAATACCTGATCTCCAACGAGGCTGCGACATTCATGGTCCGGGTCAGCGGCGATTCCATGTCCGGGGCCGGCATCCTTGATGGCGACATCCTGGTCGTTGACCGCTCTCTGTCCCCCCGCACCGGGCATATTGTCGTGGCCGTGCTCGACGGCGAACTCACAGTCAAACGCCTCACTCGGCGCGGGGAGCAATGGCGCTTGGAAGCGGCCCATGATGGCTATCCACCCTTGACGGTGCGCCCGGAGCAGGAATTTCTGGTCTGGGGCGTGGTCGCCGGCGTAGTCCGGCGGCTGTGA